Proteins encoded by one window of Cylindrospermum stagnale PCC 7417:
- a CDS encoding Stp1/IreP family PP2C-type Ser/Thr phosphatase, which produces MKLNFTGISDPGLIRSNNQDAYYIDPEGRFFIVADGMGGHAGGEEASRIATQEIQTYLLANWQSPKSSPKLLEQALLEANAAILQDQQTHAERADMGTTVVVVAFREPDSPWCAHIGDSRLYRLRESQLQQITDDHTWVARAIKIGDITADEARVHPFRHVLSRCLGREDLHQVDVQPLDVNIGDRLLLCSDGLTEELADHKIADYLQNTPLLDKAAISLVEAAKDQGGHDNITIVIITLEENS; this is translated from the coding sequence ATGAAACTTAACTTCACCGGTATTAGCGATCCGGGACTTATTCGTTCTAATAATCAGGATGCTTACTATATCGACCCAGAAGGGCGATTTTTCATAGTTGCTGATGGTATGGGTGGTCATGCGGGGGGCGAAGAAGCAAGTCGCATTGCCACCCAGGAAATTCAGACGTATTTGCTCGCAAATTGGCAATCCCCCAAGTCTTCGCCAAAATTACTAGAGCAAGCTTTGTTGGAAGCCAACGCCGCAATTTTGCAGGATCAGCAAACTCATGCCGAACGCGCCGACATGGGAACAACGGTTGTAGTGGTCGCTTTCCGGGAACCCGATTCGCCTTGGTGTGCTCACATTGGTGATTCACGACTGTATCGGTTACGGGAATCGCAATTACAACAAATAACAGATGACCATACTTGGGTAGCAAGGGCGATCAAAATTGGTGACATTACCGCAGATGAAGCACGGGTTCATCCTTTTCGTCATGTATTATCCCGCTGTTTGGGACGTGAAGACCTGCATCAGGTCGATGTACAACCGCTGGATGTAAATATCGGCGATCGCTTGCTGTTGTGCAGCGATGGTCTGACAGAAGAACTCGCCGACCACAAGATCGCTGATTACCTCCAAAACACCCCCTTGCTTGATAAAGCCGCTATATCTCTAGTCGAGGCGGCAAAAGACCAAGGTGGACACGATAACATCACCATCGTCATTATCACCCTTGAGGAAAATTCTTGA
- a CDS encoding Uma2 family endonuclease, with protein sequence MTVAQELDSQAGICQDVIFPPSDLYSDEPPVETELHLRQIILLFKCLEWFWRDRNDFYAAGNLTIYYSPHQRKSEYFRGPDFFVVLGTDRKTRKSWVVWEEDGKYPNVILEILSPTTANTDKEFKKELYQNTFRTPDYFWFDPYTLEFAGFHLLDGEYQPLEANEQGHLWSKQLGLYLGVYQGLLRFFTPVGQIVPTPEETAEQETLKAQQETLKAQQETLRAQQAEKRAERLAAKLRELNIDPDKI encoded by the coding sequence ATGACTGTTGCTCAAGAATTAGATTCTCAAGCAGGCATCTGCCAAGATGTGATATTTCCCCCAAGTGATTTATATAGTGACGAACCTCCTGTGGAAACCGAACTACATCTACGGCAAATAATCTTACTTTTCAAATGTCTAGAATGGTTTTGGCGCGATAGAAATGATTTTTATGCTGCTGGAAATCTAACCATCTACTACAGTCCGCATCAACGCAAATCAGAATATTTCCGAGGTCCAGATTTTTTTGTGGTTTTGGGAACTGATCGCAAAACCCGTAAAAGTTGGGTAGTTTGGGAAGAAGATGGCAAATATCCCAACGTAATTTTAGAAATTCTTTCACCAACCACAGCTAATACTGATAAAGAATTCAAAAAAGAACTTTATCAAAATACATTTCGGACACCTGATTATTTTTGGTTTGACCCCTATACATTAGAATTTGCTGGCTTTCATTTATTAGATGGAGAGTATCAACCTCTGGAAGCAAATGAGCAAGGACATTTGTGGAGTAAACAGCTAGGGTTATATCTGGGGGTTTATCAGGGACTATTGCGGTTTTTTACACCAGTTGGGCAAATAGTGCCGACACCTGAAGAAACGGCAGAACAAGAAACTCTAAAAGCACAACAAGAAACTCTCAAGGCACAGCAAGAAACTCTCAGGGCACAACAGGCAGAAAAAAGAGCAGAAAGGTTGGCGGCAAAACTGCGGGAGTTAAATATCGACCCAGATAAAATTTAG
- a CDS encoding NblA/ycf18 family protein: protein MSQPIELSLEQQFNIRSFSSQVQQMSPEQAKDFLVKLYEQMVVREATYKELLKHQWGLDSGSTMA from the coding sequence ATGAGCCAACCAATTGAACTTTCCCTAGAACAGCAATTCAATATCCGCTCATTTTCCAGTCAAGTGCAGCAAATGAGTCCCGAACAAGCTAAAGACTTTTTAGTCAAGCTCTATGAGCAAATGGTCGTGCGGGAGGCAACTTATAAGGAGCTTCTCAAGCACCAGTGGGGCTTAGATTCAGGTTCCACTATGGCATAG
- a CDS encoding DUF6825 family protein has translation MSNPLVQAFFVGRAVAEVLNERLEVALTDALSDLGKFDAEAREQLRQFTDEVIERANRAAEAAGSGTTTSSGQPGSESVDLQADIDELRAEIALLRTELQRYRSNPV, from the coding sequence ATGAGTAACCCCCTTGTGCAAGCCTTTTTCGTAGGCAGAGCGGTAGCTGAAGTGCTAAATGAACGCTTAGAAGTCGCTTTGACAGACGCTTTGAGTGATTTGGGCAAATTTGATGCTGAAGCTAGAGAACAGCTACGCCAGTTCACAGATGAGGTCATAGAGCGGGCAAATCGGGCAGCAGAAGCTGCTGGCTCTGGTACAACCACAAGTAGTGGACAACCAGGTTCTGAGTCAGTTGACTTGCAAGCTGACATTGACGAATTACGTGCAGAAATTGCCCTTTTGCGTACCGAATTACAACGTTATCGCAGTAATCCTGTATAA
- a CDS encoding IS630 family transposase translates to MKPYSLDFRQKIFDTYLEDGISQRQLAKRFCVSLSFIQKLLKQYRETTSIAPKVRTKQTPPKLNKEQLNILEEILEAQNDATLSEIRSALKEKTGITIGISTVDRMLQRIEISLKKTLHASEKETERVQLLRVQFWLQLQGISAENLIFIDEAGANLSLIRHSARSKKGKRAHGSRPQKRCKNVSIIGAIALQGVISQYSILGATDGLTFEAYISQKLVPNLWKGAYVIMDNCSIHKSGEIEKLIEAAGAKLIYLPPYSPDFSPIENCWSKIKNILRSIGARSYPDLAKAIETAFSQVSLNEIHNWFTHSCYCTSLD, encoded by the coding sequence ATGAAACCATATTCCCTAGATTTTCGCCAAAAAATATTTGATACATACTTGGAAGATGGAATATCACAACGTCAATTAGCAAAAAGATTTTGTGTCAGTTTAAGTTTTATTCAGAAATTACTAAAGCAATATAGAGAAACAACAAGTATTGCTCCTAAAGTTAGGACGAAACAAACTCCTCCAAAGCTAAATAAAGAACAACTTAACATTCTCGAAGAAATACTTGAAGCTCAGAATGATGCTACTTTATCAGAAATTCGCTCAGCACTCAAAGAAAAAACAGGAATAACAATTGGTATCTCTACGGTAGACCGGATGTTACAGAGGATAGAAATAAGTCTAAAAAAAACATTGCACGCCTCAGAAAAAGAAACAGAAAGAGTTCAATTATTAAGAGTACAATTCTGGCTTCAACTTCAGGGAATATCGGCGGAAAACCTGATATTTATTGACGAAGCAGGAGCTAATCTATCTTTAATAAGACACTCCGCTCGTTCTAAAAAAGGTAAAAGAGCGCATGGCTCACGACCTCAAAAACGTTGCAAAAATGTCTCCATCATTGGTGCGATCGCTCTTCAAGGAGTGATTAGTCAATATAGTATTTTAGGAGCAACTGATGGACTGACATTTGAGGCTTATATTTCTCAAAAATTAGTTCCAAACCTGTGGAAAGGTGCTTATGTAATTATGGATAATTGTTCAATTCATAAAAGTGGAGAGATTGAGAAATTAATCGAAGCTGCTGGAGCTAAATTGATTTATTTACCACCATATTCTCCTGATTTTTCGCCAATTGAGAATTGTTGGTCAAAAATTAAAAATATACTACGTTCTATTGGAGCTAGAAGTTATCCGGACTTAGCAAAAGCAATTGAAACTGCTTTTAGTCAAGTCTCATTAAATGAGATTCATAATTGGTTTACCCATTCTTGCTACTGTACCTCACTAGACTGA
- a CDS encoding type II toxin-antitoxin system mRNA interferase toxin, RelE/StbE family has product MKLVWSPTSKRHLIAIKEYLIDRNPKAAESVILAIQSSAKAVKKTPFIGRPGRVESTRELVIQKTSFIIVYAVTEQVEILAVIHSSRMWPDSFST; this is encoded by the coding sequence ATGAAACTTGTCTGGTCTCCCACCTCAAAACGACACCTCATTGCCATCAAAGAATACCTTATAGACCGAAACCCCAAGGCTGCTGAAAGCGTCATTCTGGCAATTCAATCATCGGCAAAGGCTGTCAAAAAAACACCATTCATCGGACGACCTGGACGAGTAGAGAGCACCCGCGAACTCGTTATTCAAAAGACCTCTTTTATTATCGTCTACGCAGTTACTGAGCAAGTCGAAATACTCGCCGTCATTCACTCATCGCGGATGTGGCCAGACTCGTTTTCAACATAA
- a CDS encoding CopG family ribbon-helix-helix protein, with the protein MPQTQQKSVTFRTEAAKLATLDALSESLGRDRTSLLNEALDAFIEVQTWHKREIMKALEEVRRGEVISEEEMDEFFKELVS; encoded by the coding sequence ATGCCACAGACGCAACAAAAATCTGTTACCTTTAGAACCGAGGCAGCAAAACTCGCCACCCTTGATGCTCTTTCTGAGTCCTTAGGTCGTGACAGGACTTCGCTTCTCAATGAAGCTCTTGATGCTTTCATTGAGGTTCAGACTTGGCACAAGCGCGAGATTATGAAAGCACTAGAAGAAGTGCGTCGGGGTGAAGTTATTTCAGAAGAAGAAATGGATGAGTTTTTTAAAGAACTAGTTTCATGA
- a CDS encoding Uma2 family endonuclease: MQIQTPKKYYTPEEYLQLEEMAEFKNEYRDGEIIPITGGTTNHNEIFLNFCTNFKSTMRGKNYKIYIGDVKLWIPRYRIYTYPDIMVIQGEPIYEGAGTTKVTNPLMIVEVLSSSTKNYDRTDKFRFYRSIPELKEYIMIDQYEYFIEQFTKNSEGQWVLTEYESAEDILFLEQIDFQISFSELYAGVNFDIGEE; this comes from the coding sequence ATGCAAATACAAACACCAAAAAAATATTACACCCCAGAGGAATATTTACAACTAGAGGAGATGGCAGAATTCAAGAACGAATATAGAGATGGAGAAATTATTCCCATAACTGGCGGTACAACTAATCACAACGAAATATTCTTGAATTTTTGTACCAACTTTAAATCTACAATGAGGGGTAAAAACTACAAGATTTACATAGGAGATGTCAAATTATGGATACCCCGTTATCGCATCTATACTTATCCAGATATTATGGTAATTCAAGGAGAGCCGATATATGAAGGTGCTGGTACTACTAAAGTAACGAATCCCTTAATGATTGTAGAAGTTTTATCCAGCTCAACCAAAAATTATGACAGAACAGACAAGTTTAGGTTTTATCGTTCTATCCCAGAATTAAAAGAGTATATTATGATTGACCAATATGAATATTTTATTGAGCAGTTTACAAAAAATTCAGAAGGTCAATGGGTATTAACTGAGTATGAATCAGCAGAAGATATTTTATTCCTTGAACAAATAGATTTTCAAATTTCCTTTAGTGAACTTTATGCAGGAGTTAATTTTGACATAGGGGAAGAATGA
- a CDS encoding ABC1 kinase family protein: MEQGYSDKAYRWNRENYSSRRRFVDIWSFVLTLMYKLWLYDKSWSYAGGLTEVKQTARRKVQAVWIRTTLLELGPTFIKIGQLFSTRADIFPGEYVEELAKLQDKVPAFSYEQVEAIIEQELGKKLPELFQSFEPIPLAAASLGQVHKAVLHTGESVVVKVQRPGLKKLFEIDLQILKGITRYFQNHPTWGRGRDWVGIYEECCRILWEEIDYLNEGRNADTFRRNFRVYDWVKVPRIFWRYTSPRVLTLEYVPGIKISQYEALEAAGVDRKAIARYGAQAYLHQLLNNGFFHADPHPGNLAVSPDGALIFYDFGMMGRIKANVREGLMETLFGIAQKNGDRVVQSLIDLGAIAPTDDMGPVRRSVQYMLDNFMDKPFENQSVAAISDDLYELAYNQPFRFPATFTFVMRAFSTLEGVGKGLDPEFNFMEVAQPYAMQLMTNMNGSEGNSFLNELSRQAVQVSSTALGLPRRLEDTLDKLERGDMRVRVRSIETERLLRRQSNIQLGMSYAVIISGFTLSATILLVNHYVWLALLAGLIAAAVSVILIRMLLRLDRYDRMY, translated from the coding sequence ATGGAACAAGGTTATTCAGATAAGGCATACCGTTGGAATCGTGAAAACTACTCTAGCAGACGCCGGTTTGTGGACATTTGGTCTTTTGTCTTGACCTTAATGTACAAGCTTTGGCTTTATGACAAATCTTGGAGTTACGCTGGCGGTTTAACTGAGGTCAAGCAAACTGCCAGGCGTAAAGTACAAGCGGTCTGGATTCGCACTACGCTGCTGGAGTTAGGTCCAACTTTTATTAAAATTGGGCAACTTTTTTCTACCCGTGCTGATATTTTCCCCGGTGAATATGTAGAAGAACTGGCCAAGTTACAAGACAAAGTCCCAGCATTTAGCTATGAACAAGTAGAAGCGATTATTGAGCAAGAACTAGGCAAAAAGCTGCCTGAACTTTTCCAAAGTTTTGAACCGATTCCCCTGGCTGCTGCTAGCTTGGGGCAAGTACATAAAGCGGTGCTGCATACTGGAGAATCTGTTGTCGTTAAGGTGCAACGTCCTGGACTGAAGAAGTTATTTGAAATCGATTTACAAATTCTCAAGGGGATTACCCGTTATTTTCAGAACCATCCTACATGGGGAAGGGGAAGGGATTGGGTGGGAATTTACGAAGAGTGTTGTCGGATTCTCTGGGAAGAAATTGATTATCTCAATGAAGGTCGAAATGCTGATACTTTTCGCCGGAACTTTCGCGTTTACGATTGGGTAAAGGTGCCGCGGATTTTCTGGCGTTACACTTCGCCGAGAGTGTTGACTTTGGAGTATGTCCCCGGTATCAAAATTAGCCAATACGAAGCTTTAGAGGCAGCGGGTGTGGATCGAAAGGCGATCGCTCGTTATGGTGCCCAAGCCTACCTGCATCAACTGCTGAATAATGGTTTCTTCCACGCTGATCCCCACCCTGGTAATCTGGCTGTCAGTCCTGATGGTGCTTTAATCTTCTACGATTTCGGGATGATGGGGCGGATTAAAGCCAATGTGCGGGAAGGACTGATGGAAACACTGTTTGGGATCGCCCAAAAAAATGGCGATCGCGTGGTTCAGTCGCTGATCGATTTGGGTGCGATCGCCCCAACAGATGACATGGGTCCAGTGCGGCGTTCCGTCCAGTATATGCTGGACAATTTCATGGATAAGCCCTTTGAAAACCAATCGGTGGCAGCTATCAGTGATGACCTTTATGAATTAGCTTATAATCAACCATTTAGATTTCCCGCCACCTTCACTTTTGTGATGCGCGCCTTTTCTACTCTTGAAGGGGTAGGCAAAGGTTTAGATCCCGAATTTAACTTTATGGAAGTTGCCCAACCGTATGCAATGCAGCTTATGACCAATATGAATGGTTCAGAGGGGAATAGCTTCTTGAATGAATTAAGTCGTCAAGCAGTTCAAGTAAGTAGTACTGCGTTAGGATTACCACGCAGATTAGAGGATACACTAGATAAACTAGAGCGCGGCGATATGCGCGTGCGGGTTCGTTCCATAGAAACAGAGCGTCTGCTGCGGCGGCAGAGCAACATTCAATTAGGAATGAGCTACGCTGTGATAATCAGTGGATTTACCCTTTCAGCAACGATTCTATTAGTTAATCATTATGTATGGTTAGCACTGCTGGCTGGTTTAATAGCTGCCGCAGTTTCCGTGATCCTGATCCGCATGCTTCTGCGCCTTGACCGTTACGATCGTATGTATTAA